A single window of Archangium gephyra DNA harbors:
- a CDS encoding styrene monooxygenase/indole monooxygenase family protein, producing the protein MRNIAIVGAGQAGLLAAHALLKAGYRVTLYSDKTPEQWLNESRPTGTAARFDLSLRFEHELDLNPWAGQLPWGDGFHITVCPKPGNQLLTLTGRLHAPCAAIDLRLQSHHWMHALKARGGGVEIESVSIPRLEELAAANDLTLVAAGRAELHRLFERDAGRSVYDKPQRHLAMVCVKGPRLGFDGVPLLPVKINLLPGRGECFWVPYFHKDAGASWNLLFEAQPGGPMDRFQEATSAARVLEIAKQLIRELLPWDYPWVKDAETSDANGWLVGKFVPTVRKPAGRLPSGRVVMALGDTAMSVDPIAGQGANNGNKMVRNLVECIVAHQDRPFDAAWMTDTFERFYERHGRATHDFTNLLLEPITPPALQLLIAQYGSDGRPDNPSGRQLLANAFSENFNDPNLLTPLLRDARKMREFIERTMGQSWLRAVASGGLGIAREGLRQLSGQAPRHPRVREDEKAA; encoded by the coding sequence ATGCGGAACATCGCCATCGTGGGTGCCGGACAGGCGGGGCTGCTGGCGGCGCACGCGCTGCTCAAGGCGGGCTACCGGGTGACGCTCTACTCGGACAAGACGCCCGAGCAGTGGCTGAACGAGAGCCGGCCCACCGGGACGGCGGCGCGCTTCGACCTTTCGCTGCGCTTCGAGCACGAGCTGGACCTCAACCCCTGGGCCGGCCAGCTCCCCTGGGGCGATGGCTTCCACATCACCGTGTGCCCCAAGCCGGGCAACCAGCTGCTCACCCTCACCGGACGGCTGCACGCGCCCTGTGCCGCCATCGATCTGCGCCTGCAGAGCCACCACTGGATGCACGCGTTGAAGGCGCGCGGGGGCGGGGTGGAGATCGAATCCGTCTCGATTCCGCGCCTGGAGGAGCTCGCCGCGGCGAATGACCTCACCCTGGTGGCCGCTGGGCGGGCCGAGCTGCACCGCCTCTTCGAGCGCGACGCCGGGCGCAGCGTCTACGACAAGCCCCAGCGCCACCTGGCCATGGTGTGTGTGAAGGGGCCCCGGCTGGGCTTCGACGGCGTCCCCCTGCTGCCGGTCAAGATCAACCTGCTGCCTGGCCGGGGCGAGTGCTTCTGGGTGCCCTACTTCCACAAGGACGCCGGGGCGAGCTGGAACCTCCTCTTCGAGGCCCAGCCGGGCGGCCCCATGGACCGCTTCCAGGAGGCGACGAGCGCCGCGCGGGTGCTGGAGATCGCGAAGCAGCTCATCCGCGAGCTGCTCCCCTGGGACTACCCGTGGGTGAAGGACGCGGAGACGTCGGATGCCAACGGGTGGCTGGTGGGGAAGTTCGTGCCCACCGTGCGCAAGCCCGCGGGGCGGCTGCCCTCGGGCCGGGTGGTGATGGCCCTGGGGGACACGGCCATGTCGGTGGACCCCATCGCCGGCCAGGGGGCCAACAATGGCAACAAGATGGTGCGCAACCTCGTCGAGTGCATCGTCGCGCACCAGGACAGGCCCTTCGACGCGGCGTGGATGACGGACACCTTCGAGCGCTTCTACGAGCGCCATGGCCGCGCCACCCACGACTTCACCAACCTGCTGCTGGAGCCCATCACCCCGCCCGCGCTGCAACTGCTCATCGCCCAGTACGGCAGCGACGGACGCCCGGACAACCCGAGCGGGCGCCAACTGCTGGCCAATGCCTTCTCGGAGAACTTCAACGATCCCAATCTGCTGACGCCCCTGCTGCGGGATGCGCGCAAGATGCGCGAGTTCATCGAGCGGACGATGGGCCAGTCATGGCTCCGGGCCGTGGCCTCGGGAGGCCTGGGCATCGCCCGCGAGGGGCTGCGGCAGTTGAGCGGCCAGGCGCCCCGTCATCCCCGGGTGCGCGAGGACGAGAAGGCGGCCTGA
- a CDS encoding aminotransferase class V-fold PLP-dependent enzyme, which translates to MILPAQRHLFDLPDDVTWINCAYMSPQLHEVSEVGKEAVGRKSRPWLLRPEDFFTDSEALRKLFARLVDADADGVALVPSASYGLAVAAANVPVRVGQRLLVLAEEFPSNVYPWRELAERAGGQVVTVRRPEDGDWTRALLEELDERTALVAVPHCHWTDGGLVDLVRVGQRAREVGAALAVDATQSLGALPLSVAEVKPDFLAAAGYKWLMGPYSQGYLYVAPRFREGRPIEHNWLMRGGSEDFTRLVDYRDDFQPGARRFDVGERSNFVLVPMAMAALRQLLKWGVGDVQETLRALTERVAKGARALTLEVPPETQRAGHMVGLKRRGGYGPDVAAKLAARKVFVSVRGDSIRVSPHLYNTEADVDRLLEELDAIV; encoded by the coding sequence ATGATCCTTCCCGCCCAGCGCCACCTCTTCGACCTGCCCGATGACGTCACGTGGATCAACTGCGCGTACATGTCCCCGCAGCTGCACGAGGTGAGCGAGGTGGGGAAGGAAGCGGTGGGGCGCAAGTCGAGGCCGTGGCTGCTGCGGCCCGAGGACTTCTTCACGGACTCGGAGGCGTTGCGGAAGCTCTTCGCGCGGCTGGTGGACGCGGACGCGGACGGGGTGGCGCTGGTGCCCTCGGCGAGCTACGGGCTGGCGGTGGCGGCGGCGAACGTGCCGGTGCGCGTGGGGCAGCGGCTGCTGGTGCTGGCCGAGGAGTTCCCCTCCAACGTGTACCCGTGGCGCGAGCTGGCGGAGCGCGCGGGCGGGCAGGTGGTGACGGTGCGCCGGCCGGAGGACGGGGACTGGACGCGGGCGCTGCTGGAGGAATTGGACGAGCGCACGGCGCTGGTGGCGGTGCCGCACTGCCACTGGACGGACGGTGGGCTGGTGGACCTGGTGCGGGTGGGGCAGCGGGCGCGCGAGGTGGGCGCGGCGCTGGCGGTGGACGCGACGCAGTCGCTGGGCGCGCTGCCGTTGAGCGTGGCGGAGGTGAAGCCGGACTTCCTGGCGGCGGCGGGCTACAAGTGGCTGATGGGGCCCTACAGCCAGGGCTACCTGTACGTGGCGCCGAGGTTCCGCGAGGGGAGGCCCATCGAGCACAACTGGCTGATGCGCGGGGGGAGCGAGGACTTCACGCGGCTGGTGGACTACCGGGACGACTTCCAGCCGGGGGCGAGGCGCTTCGACGTGGGCGAGCGCAGCAACTTCGTGCTGGTGCCGATGGCGATGGCGGCGCTGCGGCAGCTGCTCAAGTGGGGCGTGGGGGACGTGCAGGAGACGCTGCGCGCGCTGACGGAGCGGGTGGCGAAGGGCGCGAGGGCGCTCACGCTGGAGGTGCCGCCGGAGACGCAGCGGGCGGGGCACATGGTGGGCTTGAAGCGGCGGGGAGGCTACGGGCCGGACGTGGCGGCGAAGCTGGCGGCGCGCAAGGTGTTCGTGAGCGTGCGCGGCGATAGCATCCGCGTGTCCCCACACCTCTATAATACCGAGGCGGACGTGGACCGGCTCCTGGAGGAGCTGGACGCCATCGTGTGA
- a CDS encoding ATP-binding protein — translation MRRTMERLLRLQQVTSKLSQALTPEQVARVIVGQAGPAMGAADCSIYLVEEPGVLRLVQLVGIPRLDLEPWTCLALDAPLPISEAARVGEPVWVESLEALLARYPLMEGLPLSHQRAWASLPLEVEGRVLGVLTLGFERERGFAEEDKDFACLVSRQCAQALERAHLYARERELREQAERARAEAEEQRRLLEQEHRRLRAVLQQMPQAVILAEAPDGRLVMGNEQAVRVHGGSIPANWSRDEYTSARHGFHPDGRPYAPDEWPLVRALTRGEVVRGEVMEVLRPDGSRYSLSVRAGPVRDAEGRVTAAVALLEDITERLRLEKSLRQGEAVFRRIMESDMMGLAFSDEDGRILEANDAFLSLVGHGREELERGTLRWQALVPPEGREVGERGLRELWSRGVSPAFELELLRGDGSRVPVLTGSAQVEEQARTLTFVLDLSDLKRAEGAVRFLATASRVLGQSLEASDATLQHVACLASVSVASWCVIDLVTPEGGLRRAAVAHEDRARELRLRRAWPMPSLHDSGGPLLEALHSGEPLLFQDFRAETWRHLSPGFVPVEQVLEEGEVCSVMVVPLRSHERVLGLVTLGACMPRRRHGPEDLAMGQELAHRLASALESARLFLESQRAVRLRDEFLAVASHELKTPLTPLRLQLQGLRRVVEGQGGEPVPPERILRAVRGCESQVRKLAGLVNDLLDVAKLAQGRLPLHLETVDLRAVVGEVLEQLSAEAVRSGCRVELVNGEPVVGQWDRLRLEQVVTNLLTNAFKYGAGRPIHVKVGWEHGGARLSVRDEGIGIAPEHRGRIFGKFERAVSERHYGGLGLGLHITQQIVSALGGSILVESEVGRGSTFTVELPADAADAGARAMLARP, via the coding sequence ATGCGACGGACGATGGAGCGGCTGCTGCGGCTCCAGCAGGTGACGAGCAAGCTGTCGCAGGCGCTCACGCCCGAGCAGGTGGCCCGCGTCATCGTAGGGCAGGCGGGGCCGGCGATGGGGGCGGCCGACTGCTCCATCTACCTGGTGGAGGAGCCAGGAGTGCTGCGGCTCGTCCAGCTGGTGGGGATACCCCGGCTGGACCTCGAGCCGTGGACCTGCCTGGCCCTGGACGCGCCGCTGCCCATCTCCGAGGCGGCGCGCGTGGGCGAGCCGGTGTGGGTGGAGTCCCTGGAGGCGCTGCTCGCGCGCTACCCGTTGATGGAGGGCCTGCCCTTGAGCCACCAGCGCGCCTGGGCCAGCCTGCCGCTGGAGGTGGAGGGGCGGGTGCTGGGCGTGTTGACGCTCGGCTTCGAGCGGGAGCGGGGCTTCGCGGAGGAGGACAAGGACTTCGCCTGCCTCGTCTCGCGCCAGTGCGCGCAGGCGCTGGAGCGTGCCCACCTCTACGCCCGCGAGCGCGAGCTGCGCGAGCAGGCCGAGCGGGCCCGGGCCGAGGCCGAGGAGCAGCGCCGCTTGCTGGAGCAGGAGCACCGCCGCCTGCGGGCCGTGCTGCAACAGATGCCCCAGGCCGTCATCCTCGCCGAGGCTCCGGACGGCCGGCTGGTGATGGGCAATGAGCAAGCGGTGCGGGTCCACGGAGGCTCCATCCCCGCCAACTGGAGCAGGGACGAGTACACGTCCGCCAGGCACGGCTTCCATCCGGACGGGCGGCCCTACGCCCCCGACGAGTGGCCGCTGGTGCGGGCCCTCACCCGGGGCGAGGTGGTGCGCGGCGAGGTGATGGAGGTGCTGCGCCCGGACGGCTCGCGCTACAGCTTGTCGGTGCGCGCCGGGCCGGTGCGGGACGCCGAGGGCCGGGTGACGGCCGCCGTGGCCCTGCTCGAGGACATCACCGAGCGGCTGCGCCTGGAGAAGTCCCTGCGCCAGGGCGAGGCCGTGTTCCGCCGCATCATGGAGTCGGACATGATGGGGCTGGCCTTCTCGGACGAGGACGGGCGCATCCTCGAGGCCAATGACGCCTTCCTCTCGTTGGTGGGGCACGGCCGCGAGGAGCTGGAGCGGGGCACGCTGCGGTGGCAGGCGCTGGTGCCGCCCGAGGGCCGGGAGGTGGGAGAGCGCGGGCTGCGCGAGCTGTGGTCGCGCGGGGTGTCCCCCGCCTTCGAGCTGGAGTTGCTGCGCGGGGATGGCAGCCGCGTGCCGGTGCTGACGGGCTCGGCGCAGGTGGAGGAGCAGGCGCGCACGCTCACCTTCGTGTTGGACCTGTCGGACCTCAAGCGGGCGGAGGGGGCGGTGCGCTTCCTCGCCACGGCGAGCCGGGTGCTGGGCCAGTCCCTGGAAGCCTCGGACGCCACGCTTCAGCACGTGGCGTGTCTGGCGAGCGTGTCGGTGGCCTCGTGGTGTGTCATCGACCTGGTGACGCCCGAGGGCGGGCTGCGGCGCGCGGCGGTGGCCCACGAGGACAGGGCGCGGGAGCTGCGGTTGCGCCGGGCCTGGCCCATGCCCTCGCTGCACGACTCCGGGGGCCCGCTGCTGGAGGCGCTGCACTCGGGCGAGCCGCTGCTCTTCCAGGACTTCCGCGCGGAGACGTGGCGGCACCTGTCGCCGGGCTTCGTCCCGGTGGAGCAGGTGCTGGAGGAGGGGGAGGTGTGCTCGGTGATGGTGGTGCCGCTGCGCTCGCACGAGCGGGTGCTGGGGCTCGTCACGTTGGGCGCGTGCATGCCGCGGCGGCGCCATGGGCCGGAGGACCTGGCCATGGGGCAGGAGCTGGCGCACCGGCTGGCGTCGGCGCTGGAGAGCGCGCGGCTCTTCCTGGAGTCCCAGCGGGCGGTGCGCCTGCGCGACGAGTTCCTCGCGGTGGCCTCGCACGAGCTGAAGACGCCGCTGACGCCGCTGCGGTTGCAGCTGCAGGGCCTGCGGCGGGTGGTGGAGGGGCAGGGGGGCGAGCCGGTGCCGCCCGAGCGGATTCTCCGGGCGGTGCGGGGCTGCGAGTCGCAGGTGCGCAAGCTGGCGGGGCTGGTGAATGACCTGCTGGACGTGGCGAAGCTGGCGCAGGGGCGGCTGCCGCTGCACCTGGAGACGGTGGACCTGAGGGCGGTGGTGGGGGAGGTGCTCGAGCAGCTGTCGGCCGAGGCGGTGCGCTCGGGTTGCCGGGTGGAGCTGGTGAACGGGGAGCCGGTGGTGGGCCAGTGGGACCGGTTGAGGCTGGAGCAGGTGGTGACGAACCTGCTGACCAACGCGTTCAAGTACGGAGCGGGCCGGCCCATCCACGTGAAGGTGGGGTGGGAGCACGGTGGGGCGAGGCTGTCGGTGCGGGACGAGGGGATTGGCATCGCGCCGGAGCACCGGGGCCGCATCTTCGGCAAGTTCGAGCGCGCGGTGTCCGAGCGCCACTACGGCGGGCTGGGGCTGGGGCTGCACATCACCCAGCAGATTGTCAGCGCGCTGGGGGGCTCCATCCTCGTGGAGAGCGAGGTGGGGAGGGGCTCCACGTTCACCGTGGAGCTACCGGCGGACGCCGCGGATGCGGGCGCGCGGGCTATGCTCGCGCGGCCATGA
- a CDS encoding CHAP domain-containing protein, whose protein sequence is MMLRKLLLPLMLAVLGTAPAVAAPRGPVKPAAKSKKATATPRTPARGTTKSVVKATPAKKKRPAAPLPKGRRVASRAGKLVGASLTAYRVPDDCSGLVRAAYQEVGIELLSHGTLPGENAVSAIHRRAQRAGALHKRTPKPGDIVFFRETYDRNRDGERNDGLTHVGVIESVERDGTVVFVHRGGSGVKRSRMNLGFPGKHGQGGRVLNDYIRRAEGGERARLASELFSGYASVSRL, encoded by the coding sequence ATGATGCTTCGCAAGCTCTTGCTGCCATTGATGCTCGCGGTGCTCGGCACGGCTCCGGCCGTGGCCGCACCACGTGGACCGGTGAAGCCCGCGGCGAAGTCGAAGAAGGCCACGGCCACCCCTCGTACGCCCGCGCGTGGCACCACGAAGTCCGTGGTGAAGGCCACGCCCGCGAAGAAGAAGCGGCCCGCGGCCCCCCTGCCGAAGGGACGGCGTGTGGCCAGCCGTGCCGGGAAGCTGGTGGGCGCCTCGCTCACCGCGTACCGCGTGCCGGACGACTGCTCCGGGCTGGTGCGCGCCGCCTACCAGGAGGTGGGCATCGAGCTGCTGTCGCACGGCACGCTGCCCGGGGAGAACGCGGTGAGCGCCATCCACCGGCGCGCGCAGCGTGCGGGGGCCCTGCACAAGCGCACGCCGAAGCCCGGAGACATCGTCTTCTTCCGCGAGACGTATGACCGCAACCGGGATGGGGAGCGCAACGACGGGCTGACGCACGTGGGCGTCATCGAGTCGGTGGAGCGCGATGGCACCGTGGTCTTCGTGCACCGCGGCGGCAGTGGGGTGAAGCGCTCGCGGATGAACCTGGGCTTTCCGGGCAAGCACGGCCAGGGCGGGCGCGTGTTGAACGACTACATCCGCCGGGCCGAGGGCGGCGAGCGCGCGAGACTGGCCAGCGAGCTCTTCAGCGGCTACGCCTCGGTGTCGCGGCTGTAA
- a CDS encoding tetratricopeptide repeat protein — MLLQGTQWLLEALRFTPFSPLSLLLLLVGVLLALLLLLVLLPWLCWPYLGGMFPRLTASISPFLPIGLLLIALSGVVFLGFEWVLNCLWRSSGWGAGFRQLPMVGAFDWIWPWLPTLFTFFVLLLVGAVSLSRRIFHLATILVLLFVTLGVALHAAPSHFEAPPPANTSEAAPPPEERTTSQLAAERFEERVFAPLFHAPNAKPDVFTVGAFGLVLLLGYSWLDRLNLRRSLRPIHVASITDTRGKGPPEARPDLEQLMREHLHRNMPHTPPWLPGGTLQYWQDFAEKQSTRDDHWLMRAMTVALRLIQPPSGLELTCTLVRKAEPGSGAPVWGTPGPPPSHREHYGIRVQMVDLRTRQTLMARTIWSTRSIELAVEQAAYAAVERAFRECKTLPEWVHWEEDDGAALRMYHQGVRTLTRGACGAKPAQKARLLLQRAAKRSPGSALARLQLAEALEACGDYVGAIELYLNVTSRYPRLLVAKYRLASTCRGFRRWGQKMAEEAPTAQRPLARERLQQALTAPHARGLWRPTWLGRCFRLLPAELDTHCLDSLHGVLLNMARRALRQQGGVLRLLHWCLNATDRRLFWHTRLWPPRRQRDYRLATRSALRCVEWHQIELQSAQLRRANRGFSYQRPCLAGRRLWSRILAHRLTREVTWASRIPRNWLGAANFNLACLYALRLETGQRELLSLLMTFDPQVLHSFGDPFFEAYVDALGATDVLQPARPGTTGGSFDDRRRTELLALKALMDLATGLVWHHRRELSWRRHGKLLRTVVAHDDDDRRKTGVDPDARPALEAVARHVVDSHENVQKAIEHLSCSLRDPEGPFSSKTWKWLLQHPDLQALRPQCRFQAWERLIRPEPPPTGPVRTRLEPASAT; from the coding sequence TTGCTGTTACAGGGTACCCAGTGGCTTCTCGAGGCGTTGCGGTTCACTCCGTTCTCGCCGCTCTCGCTCCTGCTCCTCCTGGTGGGTGTCCTCCTGGCGCTGCTCTTGCTCCTGGTGCTGCTGCCCTGGCTCTGCTGGCCCTACCTGGGCGGAATGTTCCCCCGCCTGACGGCCTCCATCTCTCCCTTCCTGCCCATCGGGCTGCTCCTGATCGCCCTCAGCGGCGTTGTCTTCCTCGGCTTCGAGTGGGTCCTCAACTGTCTCTGGCGAAGCTCGGGGTGGGGGGCCGGGTTCCGCCAGCTGCCCATGGTGGGGGCGTTCGACTGGATCTGGCCCTGGTTGCCCACCCTGTTCACCTTCTTCGTGCTCCTGCTCGTCGGGGCCGTCTCCCTGTCCCGCCGGATCTTCCACCTCGCGACGATCCTCGTCCTGCTCTTCGTCACCCTGGGCGTGGCCCTGCACGCGGCGCCCTCTCACTTCGAGGCACCGCCTCCGGCCAACACCTCGGAGGCGGCACCCCCTCCCGAGGAGCGGACGACCTCGCAGCTCGCCGCCGAGCGCTTCGAGGAGCGCGTCTTCGCCCCGCTCTTCCATGCCCCGAACGCGAAGCCGGATGTCTTCACGGTGGGCGCCTTCGGGCTCGTCCTGCTGTTGGGCTACAGCTGGTTGGATCGCCTCAACCTCCGGCGCTCGCTGCGGCCCATCCACGTCGCCAGCATCACGGACACCCGGGGCAAGGGCCCCCCGGAGGCCCGGCCCGACCTCGAGCAGCTCATGCGCGAGCACCTCCACCGCAACATGCCCCACACCCCGCCCTGGCTCCCCGGTGGGACGCTGCAGTACTGGCAGGACTTCGCCGAGAAGCAGTCCACCCGGGATGACCACTGGCTCATGCGGGCGATGACCGTGGCCCTGCGCCTCATCCAACCCCCGTCCGGGCTGGAGCTCACCTGCACCCTCGTGCGGAAGGCCGAGCCGGGAAGCGGGGCGCCAGTGTGGGGGACGCCCGGCCCGCCCCCGAGCCACCGCGAGCACTACGGCATCCGGGTGCAGATGGTGGACCTGCGGACCCGGCAGACGCTGATGGCACGCACCATCTGGAGCACGCGCAGCATCGAGCTCGCCGTGGAGCAGGCGGCCTACGCCGCCGTGGAGCGCGCCTTCCGCGAATGCAAGACGCTGCCCGAGTGGGTGCACTGGGAGGAGGATGACGGCGCCGCGCTGCGCATGTACCACCAGGGCGTGCGCACGCTCACCCGGGGCGCCTGTGGCGCGAAGCCGGCCCAGAAGGCCCGCCTGCTGTTGCAGCGGGCGGCGAAGCGCAGTCCGGGGAGCGCGCTGGCACGGCTGCAGCTCGCCGAGGCGCTCGAGGCTTGCGGAGACTACGTGGGAGCCATCGAGCTCTACCTCAATGTCACCTCGCGCTACCCGCGCCTGCTGGTGGCGAAGTACCGGCTGGCCTCCACCTGCCGCGGCTTCCGCCGGTGGGGCCAGAAGATGGCCGAGGAGGCGCCGACGGCTCAGCGCCCGCTGGCACGGGAGCGGCTCCAGCAGGCCCTCACCGCCCCTCATGCCCGCGGGCTGTGGAGACCCACGTGGCTGGGCCGGTGTTTCCGCCTGCTGCCCGCCGAGCTCGACACCCACTGTCTGGACAGCCTTCACGGCGTGCTGCTCAACATGGCCCGCCGGGCCTTGCGGCAGCAGGGCGGGGTGCTCCGGCTCCTCCATTGGTGCCTCAACGCCACGGATCGCCGCCTCTTCTGGCACACCCGGCTGTGGCCTCCCCGCCGGCAGCGGGATTACCGCCTCGCCACCCGCTCCGCCCTGCGCTGCGTCGAGTGGCACCAGATCGAGCTCCAGAGCGCTCAGCTCCGGCGGGCCAACAGGGGCTTCAGCTACCAGCGGCCGTGTCTGGCGGGCCGCCGGCTGTGGAGCCGCATTCTCGCCCATCGGCTGACCCGCGAGGTGACCTGGGCCTCCCGGATTCCCCGCAACTGGCTGGGAGCCGCCAACTTCAACCTCGCCTGTCTCTATGCGCTGCGCCTGGAGACCGGGCAGCGCGAGCTGCTGTCGCTGCTGATGACGTTCGACCCCCAGGTCCTCCACTCGTTCGGAGACCCATTCTTCGAGGCCTACGTCGATGCCCTCGGGGCCACGGACGTCCTGCAACCGGCACGGCCAGGAACGACCGGCGGCTCATTCGACGACAGGCGGCGCACGGAGCTCCTGGCGCTCAAGGCGCTCATGGACCTGGCCACCGGACTGGTCTGGCACCACCGGCGGGAGCTGTCCTGGCGACGGCACGGGAAGCTGCTCCGGACGGTGGTGGCTCACGATGACGACGACAGGAGGAAGACCGGAGTGGACCCGGACGCACGCCCCGCGCTCGAGGCCGTGGCCCGCCACGTCGTGGACTCCCACGAGAACGTCCAGAAAGCCATCGAGCACCTGAGCTGCTCGCTCCGGGATCCCGAGGGGCCGTTCTCCTCCAAGACCTGGAAGTGGCTGCTCCAGCATCCGGACCTCCAGGCCCTGCGCCCCCAATGCAGGTTCCAGGCATGGGAGCGGCTCATCCGGCCCGAGCCACCCCCCACCGGCCCCGTCCGGACGCGGCTGGAGCCCGCGAGCGCCACGTAG
- a CDS encoding zinc-dependent alcohol dehydrogenase, which translates to MQAMIYEGPYRVSVGNKPDPVILHPNDAIIRVTRSAICGSDLHLLHGFITDTRVGCTFGHEFAGVVEEVGSSVRTLKPGDRVVVPFNISCGTCFYCKRGLTACCENTNPNSEMASGVYGYSHTTGGYEGGQAQYVRVPFADVGPMKIPDDMDEEEVLFLSDILPTGYQGAEMGNIQPGDTVVVFGAGPVGMFAMKSAWLLGAGRVIAVDSLEYRLDFARKYAQVETINFKDEENVVATLKELTQGRGPDVCIDAVGLEAEGSAMHSILGVKLKLEAGSPTAINWAIQSARKGGTVSIIGVYGPPWNMVAIGTAMNKGLTLRMGQCNVKRYMPHLLEHIRAGRIDAKGIITHRFPLAELPRAYELFEKKLDGCIKCVLLPHGHA; encoded by the coding sequence ATGCAAGCCATGATCTACGAGGGCCCCTACCGCGTCTCGGTGGGGAACAAGCCGGACCCGGTCATCCTCCACCCCAATGACGCCATCATCCGGGTGACGCGCTCGGCCATCTGCGGCTCGGACCTGCACCTGCTGCACGGCTTCATCACGGACACGCGCGTGGGGTGCACCTTCGGCCACGAGTTCGCCGGGGTGGTGGAGGAGGTGGGCTCCTCGGTGCGCACCCTCAAGCCGGGGGACCGGGTGGTGGTGCCCTTCAACATCTCGTGCGGCACCTGCTTCTACTGCAAGCGCGGGCTGACGGCGTGCTGCGAGAACACCAACCCCAACAGCGAGATGGCCTCGGGGGTGTATGGGTATTCGCACACCACGGGCGGCTACGAGGGCGGCCAGGCGCAGTACGTGCGCGTGCCCTTCGCGGACGTGGGGCCCATGAAGATTCCCGACGACATGGACGAGGAGGAGGTGCTCTTCCTCAGTGACATCCTGCCCACGGGCTACCAGGGGGCGGAGATGGGCAACATCCAGCCGGGGGACACGGTGGTGGTGTTCGGCGCCGGCCCGGTGGGCATGTTCGCCATGAAGTCGGCGTGGCTCCTGGGCGCCGGCCGCGTCATCGCCGTGGACAGCCTGGAGTACCGGTTGGACTTCGCGCGCAAGTACGCCCAGGTGGAGACGATCAACTTCAAGGACGAGGAGAACGTCGTCGCCACCCTGAAGGAGCTGACGCAGGGGCGCGGGCCGGACGTGTGCATCGACGCGGTGGGCCTGGAGGCCGAGGGCTCGGCGATGCACAGCATCCTGGGGGTGAAGCTGAAGCTGGAGGCGGGCTCGCCCACGGCCATCAACTGGGCGATTCAGTCCGCGCGCAAGGGCGGCACCGTCTCCATCATCGGCGTGTACGGCCCGCCGTGGAACATGGTGGCGATCGGCACGGCGATGAACAAGGGACTGACGTTGCGGATGGGCCAGTGCAACGTGAAGCGCTACATGCCGCACCTGCTGGAGCACATCCGCGCGGGGCGCATCGACGCCAAGGGCATCATCACGCACCGCTTCCCGCTGGCCGAGCTGCCGCGGGCGTACGAGCTCTTCGAGAAGAAGCTGGATGGGTGCATCAAGTGCGTGCTGCTGCCGCACGGGCATGCGTGA
- a CDS encoding heme-dependent oxidative N-demethylase family protein has product MLPYFPFEQDSYAMTLGVRALRPGESLIEVDEAHYVRELALKEANLSANPRARFQAGPGTEPHQWETVTELLPLMARHHPQHFALEVEGGRWHWRNLLLGTEARFTPGDPGSLPLAPLDWLGRQVQEDLLLMDGTREGLPMMAGQLCFPSMWSLEEKMGRSLLDIHAPVPGFGAKLGAATTRLMEGLKPGRTVTRCNWALTVTDRMDLEPWSFPEWRHLFEGITPDNAGERCFLRLERQTLSLMPRTGAILFTIHTYRAPVAAEVEDPARRRRLANVLRTVPADTSTYKRITPFLAPLLAWLDAEPVPRAVNS; this is encoded by the coding sequence GTGTTGCCCTACTTCCCCTTCGAGCAGGACAGCTACGCGATGACGCTGGGCGTGCGGGCGCTGCGGCCCGGCGAGTCCCTCATCGAGGTGGACGAGGCGCACTACGTCCGGGAGCTCGCGCTCAAGGAGGCCAACCTCTCCGCCAACCCGCGCGCCCGCTTCCAGGCCGGGCCCGGCACCGAGCCCCACCAGTGGGAGACGGTGACGGAGCTGCTGCCCCTCATGGCGCGCCATCATCCCCAGCACTTCGCCTTGGAGGTGGAGGGCGGGCGCTGGCACTGGCGCAACCTGCTGCTCGGCACCGAGGCGCGCTTCACCCCGGGGGACCCGGGCAGCCTGCCGCTGGCGCCGCTGGATTGGCTGGGCCGGCAGGTGCAGGAGGACCTGTTGCTGATGGACGGCACGCGCGAGGGCCTGCCCATGATGGCCGGGCAGCTGTGCTTCCCCTCCATGTGGAGCCTGGAGGAGAAGATGGGGCGCTCGCTGCTGGACATCCACGCGCCGGTGCCGGGCTTCGGCGCGAAGCTGGGCGCGGCCACCACGCGGCTGATGGAGGGACTGAAACCCGGGCGCACCGTCACCCGCTGCAACTGGGCCCTCACCGTGACGGACCGGATGGACCTGGAGCCCTGGAGCTTCCCCGAGTGGCGGCACCTCTTCGAGGGAATCACGCCGGACAACGCGGGGGAGCGGTGCTTCCTGCGGCTGGAGCGGCAGACGCTCTCGTTGATGCCGCGCACGGGCGCCATCCTCTTCACCATCCACACCTACCGCGCCCCCGTGGCCGCCGAGGTGGAGGATCCCGCGCGCCGCCGCCGGCTCGCCAACGTGCTGCGCACCGTGCCCGCCGACACGAGCACCTACAAGCGAATCACCCCGTTCCTCGCGCCGCTGCTGGCCTGGCTCGACGCCGAGCCCGTGCCCCGGGCGGTCAACTCCTGA